GTTTTTTCTCCCTCTTTTTATGAAGAATCTAGCTTTTAATTAAGTTAGATTTTTCATCTTTACAACTGAATATACAACTAAATAACAACTGAATATAGATAAATCTATGAAAGGAATTACAAAATGGCATTTTTTAAAAGAAAAAAGGCTAATGGTGATTATGTAAATGATTTTTTTAGTGCTTCATTCACTTCAAATAATCAAAATTTTACTGTCACTGAAGAACAAGCCTTGCAGATTCCAGCATTTAAAGCGTGTTTGAATCTAATTACAAATACTATTGCAGAATTGCCTATTAATTTAATGCAGCATGATGGCGAAAATGTAACCATTTTAAATAATGATAAACGAGTTCAATTACTGAATAATCCTAACATCATTGATACTGCAAGTACATTAAAGGCTCAACTTGTAAAAGATTTACTGTTATACGGTAAAGCCTATTTATATAACAATAGTAATGAATTACACGTACTTAAAGCTAATTTTATGAATGAAGAATATTTTTCAAATGATGGCTTTACTATTGGAGATATTCAATATATTTATAATTTTGATGGCTCACATAAGTTATTAAAGGAAAATGTTATTCGTTTTGATTCAGGCACTAAAGGCATTTTAAGTAATACTGAAGTGTTAGAAACTGCAATTAATAATCAAACATATTCTAAAAATGTACTTAAAAATGGTGCAATGCCAATAGGTATTTTAAAGGCTGCAAGTCGATTAACTGAAAAGGCTATTGATTCATTAAGAACTAGCTTTGAAAATATTTATTCAGGCAATCAAAAAGTGGGTAAAACTCTTATTTTAGAGAATGGCCTAGAATATCAACCCCTATCCTATAACCCTGAACAACTTCAATTAAATGAAACTTCAAAGTCTTTAACATCTCAAATTTGTATGTTGTTTAATGTATCAGAAAGCCTAATTAATGATACAAGCAATAAATATAACTCTCTATCAACTGCAAATACTTCATTCCTGCAACAAACAATTCAACCCATTTTAGTAACAATTCAAGAACAACTAAATAAATCATTCCTAAAGCCTTCAGAACAAGGCTTATTTTTTATGTTTGATACTTCACAAATTTTAAAAGCAACTGAAACTGAACGTATTGACGCAACATTAAAGCTTTTTAAAGATGGCGTGATTAGCTTCAATGAAAGTCGAAAACGTCTTGATATGACTGTAATTGATGATAAAAAAGATTACTACAAATTAAATATTGGTCAAGCGTTGCGAGATAAAGCTACTGGTGAAGTATTAAATATCAATACTCAAACTACTAATACACAAGGTGAACAAAAAAATGGAACTCCTCAAAGTAAATAATTTTGAAGTACGAGCCATTGAAAATAATAATGGTTCACTTCAAGTACAAGGTTATGTCAATATAACTGGCTCACAATCTCAACCCCTCAAAGATATGAACGGTAATGAATTTATTGAAAAAATTCAAAAAGGTGCATTTGCTGAAGCAATTAGAAACGCAACTGATGGAATTGATTTTCTTGCCGAGCATGACACTGAAAAAATTTTATCCTCAACTAGAAATGGTTCTTTAAACCTTCAAGAAGATGACAAAGGCTTATATATGAGTGCCGAAATTACACCAACAAGTTATGGCCAAGATTATTTCACTCTCATTAAATCAGGCATTTTAAAAAATATGTCATTTGGATTTAGAAGTATAAAAGATTCATGGCAACAATTAGCAAATGGTATGTATGAACGTACAGTTGAAGCACTTGAATTGTTTGAAGTAAGTGCAGTTCGTTCACCCGCCTATTTGGATAGTGTTATTTCCGCAAGAAGTCTTGAAACTCCTGAAAATATAGAAATTCCCTCAAATATTCCACAAAAAAACTCTGAAGAAAGAAGTAATAATAAATTGAAAAAATTAAACAACCCTACAAACCCTGAAAACTCTCTAAATACTATTATCAAAGAAAATCGTGCATTACAAACTACTTCTGATGGTGCAGCCTTAATTCCTGAACAAGTTGCAAATACTATTGTTGAGGAAATTGAAAATATTAGTCCTGTATTTGCAATGGCTCAAAAATTTCCTACTATTGCTGGCAATTTAAAAGTTGCACGTGAAGGCAATGATAGCGTTGTAGCTGCATTTGTAGGTGAAGGCGTTGACCTTGTAGAACAACAATTAAAACTTGAATACGCTGAACTTAAACAAAAACGTTGCGGTGCTGCAATTACATTGACTAACCAATTAATTAATGACGCTGCAATTAATTTAGATGAATATGTACCAAAATTATTGGCTCGTAAAGTTGCAAAAGCTATTGAAACATCTATTTTAGTTGGTGTAGGTGGTACTGAATTTAACGGTATCATTAATGACGCTGCAATCGGTCATGTTGATGTTACTGGCTCAATTACTTATGATGTACTCCAAGATTTATATTTACAAATCCATCCAATGTACTTAAATGGTGCTTGCTTCATTATGAGTCGTGATTTATTTAAACAAGTTGCTAAACTAAAAGACACTAACGGTCATTTTTTCTTACAAAATGGAATTGTAAACGGAAAAATCAACTATACATTATTTGATATTCCAGTTTATGTAACTGAAGCATTAACAGCTGAAAATCCCGTAATTTTTGGGAATATCAATGAAGCCGTTGCAGTTTTAGTTAAACAAGAACAAGGATTACAAAAAATTGTTGATTCAGGATTAGCTTTAAAAGGTGCTTCACTTTATGTCTTTGATATGTATGCTGATTCTTGTGTTGTAAATCCTCAAGCAATCGCAAAATTAAATGTAGCTTAATTGATTTATAGAGTAGTCATTCATTTGGCTACTCTCTTTTTTATACAACTAAATATACAACTGAATAACAACTAAATAGAGGTATTAAAAATGGAAAATTATATTAAATCATTAAAAGCAATTAAAGAATATTTTACAAATACAAACGCATACAGATTAACACTTGCACGTGCTTATGTTATGAAACTTTCTGAAAAGTATACTAATAAAAGAGAAATCATGGCTCAAACAAATAATATGTTAAAAGCTGAGGGCATAAAGCCTATTTCTTACACTTATGTATGCAAAATAATTAATCAATGAAAGAAGATACAATAAATGGTAATAACAGATGAAGCATTTAACCTTTCTTTAGTAAAGAACTATTTAAGAGTTGATAGCAATGAAGATGATACATTATTACAACTTATGATAGATAGTGCAAAGAGTTATATACAAAGCTATTTGAATCAACCTTTTGAATCCTATGTAGATATACCTGTTGAGTTTACACTTGCAGCATTAAACCTAGTAGCACAATGGTTTGAGAATAGGGCAGTAGGTAGCGAGAAAGCTACACATGAATATCTCTATAACTTTACTGGCTTACTTGATATACATAGAAAGTGGCTACCTGAAACGAGTGTTACTGCATGAGTATGACAATAGGTATGATGAATAATCACATTAACATCTATAAGATAACTACAATCAAAGATGAATATGGAGATACTACTACAACAAAGACATTATTTCATAGTTGTTGGTGCTATGTAAGGAATCAAACAATGAAGGATATTCAAGCAAGTATAGGAACATTATTAGAAAATACAATAAGTCTAGTAATAAGACATACAAACAAGCAAATAACAAATGAAATGACAATTGAATTAAATGGAATAAGTTATAAAATAATTTCAATCGAAAATGATATACAAAGAAAACAATTCGATACAATTATAGTGAAACGAGTTGGATAATAACCCCCCGTATATAAAATATAAAAAAGTGTATTTCTCTGCGGATAGCGTACCGCCTTTCGTTGTGGCAACACTTACATTTTCAAACATTTCATGTCACATTTTCACTAAAAATAGCACTAAAATAGCAAAGGAGATAAGCAATTATGAATAAAAAAGTAATTGGTACTCATGCAGATAGTAACATTACACGTGCAGCTGCAAAAGAAGAACAAGCCGATAAGCTAAAAGAAGTGCTAAAAGTTGCTAATTTACACGAAGTACCTAAACAATTCATGCTATACGATAAAAAAATATATAATATCCTGATTGATAACCTAGAAAAGCTGAATATCAATCACTTACAAGATATTGATATATATAGCCTTGTAAAAATCGCTAACAGTATGTATTTACTAAATGAAATTGAAAAATCAATTAAAAAACATGGTATTGAAATGGAACTTATAACACGTGATGAAGGTGCTAAAAAAATTATTCCTTCACAATTCCTTGCTTCACGTAACGCTTTAATTAATACACTTGATAAACAACTTACAAGCCTTCAAATTTCCCCACGTGAAAGAAATGATTTACTTATTGCAACTTCTACTGATATTTCTAACATTCAAATGAATGATGATGATTTTCAAGCATTATTAAAAATGAATGATATAGCATGAAGTTAAAACCTGATGAATTATTGAATAAATGCAAGGCTGCAAGTGATAAAGAAGTATTAAAAATTATGCTTACTAATCCAGTATTTGTTGATGATATTGTATTATTTATCCTATGTATGCCTGATTCTCTAGCAATTACACATAAAAAGTATTTATCTATGATGAAACAATTAGCTTTTAAAAGCCGAAATACTTTATTAATTCAACTTATTGTAGAACAAGAAAAGAAAGAAATTAATATATAAAAAATCCCCTTTCTATTTCCGTAGAAAGAGGACATTTTTTTGTTTTTCCGTTCAAAATTACAAAAATAAAAGGAGATTTATATAGAGAATGTTTTAAAAGAAAAGGATAGAATTAATATAAGTGAAAAATGAAGGATTATAGAACGCTATTTTAGGAGGTAAAATAAACGTTCTATAAAATTATCGCTAAAATTTGTATCACCATTTTTAACTTACACTAAGGTTATAGGCTACTGAACATAAAATGTAAAACAAAAATAGAAACTTTTTAAAGAAAAAAGCCTGATAGTTACCAGCTATCAGACTTTAGATTAAAGAATACGCTAACATTCTTTTAACACTTGTTTCATTATTTAATTGTTTAGTTTAGATATGTGATTGTTTGTGCTACAGTGAGTTTCATTTCCTCCCCGCCAACAAAATTAATTATAACACTTTTATTGTATAAATCAATACTTTTTACTATAATTTTTAGTAATTAATGATAAATAATAGTTCTATATACATTTAAATGTGTAATATATATAAATGGCTTTAGAAAAAAATAAAATAAACTTAAATGTTGAGAATTTAACAATCAATGATATAATGAAAGTAATTCGTTCATTGTACGAGAATTGTAATTTATGAAAATGATATAAAGTAATAGCTTTTTATATAATGTTTGTCTTGGTCGGGGGTTCGAATCCCTCCTGGGACATAGAAATCGAATTTTTTTAAAACGCTCTAAACCTTTTAATATAAAGAGTTTAAAGCGTTTTTTTATGTATAGGAATTCAAGAAAGAATTCAATAGAAAAAGTTTGTAGTACATTTCAAAATTAATATTAAAAAATTTATTACATAAAAAATAAATGGAAATTACAAGTGTATTAATCATTTATTTCCAATCCTTGAATTTGCAGACTATATACTTGGTGTGATTTTTAGGCTATTTTTGAATTAAACCTCTAGAGAAGCGTAAGATGATAATATCCCTCTTTTATTATAATTTAGGGAATTGCCAAAGTAGTACAAGCCTATTAACAAAAGTATATTTTTGTTATATAATTTAATTAAAGAGAAGGAGGGAGATAATTTGGCAAAGGTTACAGATGTTGCAAAAAAATTTTTATTATTGAGCAATGAGAATAATTTGACTGCTATCACTCCTTTGAAGTTACAAAAATTGGTCTATTATGCTCAAGCATTTCATTTGAAAAATAATAATGAAAGATTATTTAAAAGTGATATTCTAGCCTGGGATCATGGACCTATTGTAAGGATATTATATGATTTATATAGAGATTATGGATATCATATTATTCCTCCGAACCCAGATGATGAAGATCGAATTAATTTAACAGAAAAAGAGATTAAAACGATTAATAAAGTATTTGAGGAGTATGGTGAGCTAAATGGTAAGGTATTAGAAGAAATGACTCATCAAGAAACTCCTTGGTTATCTACTAATCGAAATAATGTAATATCGATTGATAAGATTGAAGAATACTTTAAAAGTTAAAATATACTTAAAAAGGGGAAAAACCCCTTTTTTTTTATTGGGGTGTTCATATAAATGAAAGGTGTAAATCTTATTGGAAATTGGTTCATACATAATATTACTAAGCCTAAACTTTTACCTATTTTTTTAATTGTAATAATTTTATTTAGTTATTATCACTATAAGTATTTAAATATACTTTTTTTTGTGGATAGTAATATATTTTGGGTTAAAGATATGGTTGTTTTTTTACATATTAGAGGTATAAATGATGAAATAATAGTCTCAATTTTAAGGAAAGTACTTAGTTCACTAACAATATTAATTTCAATTATTTCTGCAATATATGTTTTTACGTATAGAGAGCAGAAGACTATTTCACCATCAAATCAAATTACAAAAAAGACGAATAAATATATTTTGTTGCTAGTCTTTTCGACAATATATTTCTTAATATATGGAAATATGCTCGTATCTGAATATAAAGATTTAAATTTTAACTCCAATAATTTAAATATAACTAAAGAGTTATTTTCAAAATTTATAACTTTTGATTTACTAATAGTTCTATATATAATCTTTTTTGCAAATACTATTGTAAGAATGATGAATAATATTAGTACGGATAGAATTTTAAAAGATTCTATCGATTACTCTAATAAACTATTAAATAATATTAGTAAACACTATAGAGATGAAAAGTTTTTCACTAGAATAGAAAGTATTAGTCGTTATAGAAATTTTAAGAGAGTAAAATATACTTTACTAAATATATTAAAAGATGAAAGAGATCCTAATGTTGAAGAGGATTTTTATAATAGATTACTAAATGAAATTAACAAATTTTTAGATCAAAATGAAAAGGATTATTTTGAAGAAAAATACTCTTATTTAAGAATAAGCATCGATTTTAGAGTATATAACTTTATTTTGAAAATTAAAGAAGAATATTCTATATTAGGTTTCCAAAAGTTATTAAATATAGAAAAAGTGTTAGTCGGATTGCTAGAAAATAATATTTTTAAAGAGTATTATTTAAATCTTTTAGAAATAGAAAATCAATTATTAAATTATAGTAAAGTCTTAGAAGATGAAGAAGAAGAAGAAATTAAAAAATACATAGATGATTTTACAGATGACTTTAATAAGAACAGTTATAAAGATTTTTATTTATTAAGTATAGAGAAAATACATTTCCTTTCAAAAGAGATAATTCAGCATTCTATTAAAAGAAATAATAGCATTTGTGATAAATACATCCAGAAAATAGAAGATTTTAATCAAACTTGTTCATTTGATGAGAATAGTTTAATAAAATTTTTAGAGGATATAAAGGAGTCGATAAATTTTAAAATAGATAGTAAATTCAAAAGGGGTTATTTAAATTATAAGGATAAAAAGTTATTAAGAAATTATAAAGAGCTTAATTATTCTTTAGAAGCAGTCTATCAAAATTTTAAGTTCACTGCAGAGAACAATATGAATAAAGAATACACGGTGAATTTAAACTATTTTCGAAGAAAAATAATTAATCTGCTTCTAGAAAAAAGTAATGGAAGTACAGTTATCAATTATTTATATAAAAATGATAATAGTGAGTTTTGGAAGTTGTATATGTCTATTTTGAGAAGTAGTTTTACCGTTGTAACACAGTTGATGAAAAATCAACAATACACAAAAGCTGAAGAATTGATTGATTTAACTTTCGATTTATATATAGATGATGGAAGTATGTTAATCAATATATTTAATATGAATTTGAGTAATTATATAGATACAATAGATCCTAAGGATGAAAGGCAATTATCTATTTTATTAAATAATTTAAAAAAATTATCTATCGAAAATAGTCATTTACTATATAAGCAT
This window of the Rummeliibacillus pycnus genome carries:
- a CDS encoding phage portal protein, with product MAFFKRKKANGDYVNDFFSASFTSNNQNFTVTEEQALQIPAFKACLNLITNTIAELPINLMQHDGENVTILNNDKRVQLLNNPNIIDTASTLKAQLVKDLLLYGKAYLYNNSNELHVLKANFMNEEYFSNDGFTIGDIQYIYNFDGSHKLLKENVIRFDSGTKGILSNTEVLETAINNQTYSKNVLKNGAMPIGILKAASRLTEKAIDSLRTSFENIYSGNQKVGKTLILENGLEYQPLSYNPEQLQLNETSKSLTSQICMLFNVSESLINDTSNKYNSLSTANTSFLQQTIQPILVTIQEQLNKSFLKPSEQGLFFMFDTSQILKATETERIDATLKLFKDGVISFNESRKRLDMTVIDDKKDYYKLNIGQALRDKATGEVLNINTQTTNTQGEQKNGTPQSK
- a CDS encoding phage major capsid protein, with amino-acid sequence MELLKVNNFEVRAIENNNGSLQVQGYVNITGSQSQPLKDMNGNEFIEKIQKGAFAEAIRNATDGIDFLAEHDTEKILSSTRNGSLNLQEDDKGLYMSAEITPTSYGQDYFTLIKSGILKNMSFGFRSIKDSWQQLANGMYERTVEALELFEVSAVRSPAYLDSVISARSLETPENIEIPSNIPQKNSEERSNNKLKKLNNPTNPENSLNTIIKENRALQTTSDGAALIPEQVANTIVEEIENISPVFAMAQKFPTIAGNLKVAREGNDSVVAAFVGEGVDLVEQQLKLEYAELKQKRCGAAITLTNQLINDAAINLDEYVPKLLARKVAKAIETSILVGVGGTEFNGIINDAAIGHVDVTGSITYDVLQDLYLQIHPMYLNGACFIMSRDLFKQVAKLKDTNGHFFLQNGIVNGKINYTLFDIPVYVTEALTAENPVIFGNINEAVAVLVKQEQGLQKIVDSGLALKGASLYVFDMYADSCVVNPQAIAKLNVA
- a CDS encoding head-tail connector protein: MVITDEAFNLSLVKNYLRVDSNEDDTLLQLMIDSAKSYIQSYLNQPFESYVDIPVEFTLAALNLVAQWFENRAVGSEKATHEYLYNFTGLLDIHRKWLPETSVTA
- a CDS encoding phage head closure protein — translated: MSMTIGMMNNHINIYKITTIKDEYGDTTTTKTLFHSCWCYVRNQTMKDIQASIGTLLENTISLVIRHTNKQITNEMTIELNGISYKIISIENDIQRKQFDTIIVKRVG
- a CDS encoding Panacea domain-containing protein — protein: MAKVTDVAKKFLLLSNENNLTAITPLKLQKLVYYAQAFHLKNNNERLFKSDILAWDHGPIVRILYDLYRDYGYHIIPPNPDDEDRINLTEKEIKTINKVFEEYGELNGKVLEEMTHQETPWLSTNRNNVISIDKIEEYFKS